A region from the Mycoplasmopsis phocirhinis genome encodes:
- a CDS encoding RluA family pseudouridine synthase, with translation MSKKIFIATANDSQRKLLKFLTAIYKKVPLSKLHKTIRNGDIKINSKRIKDHNYLIQQNDSIEIFGLNKNDTTLTEFNKKISLKSEIIYEDQNIILINKNEGINVHGSLNSLDEQVYSYLQFKQLTAFKPSHVGRLDKITSGLIVYAKNYETLVELNQANKFFDKEYIFVPQKPIKTGKYSFYITKNDEQKRMYISANQTKNSQLALTNIEFKQGRYYAKILTGKKHQIRATCAYLNSPIVGDTKYGAKPFKRVLLHSYSLTFKNLNNNLSYLNNKTFTCKPKNWVQEKNENDW, from the coding sequence ATGTCAAAAAAAATATTTATTGCTACAGCAAACGATAGTCAAAGAAAATTGTTGAAATTTTTAACAGCCATCTACAAAAAAGTTCCCTTATCAAAATTACACAAAACCATAAGAAATGGCGATATAAAAATAAATTCAAAACGCATCAAAGATCATAATTATTTAATTCAGCAAAATGATTCAATTGAAATTTTTGGTTTAAACAAAAATGACACAACATTAACTGAATTTAATAAAAAAATAAGTCTTAAAAGCGAAATAATTTACGAAGACCAAAACATTATTTTAATTAATAAAAATGAAGGAATAAATGTTCATGGATCTCTAAATTCTTTAGACGAACAAGTTTATTCATATTTACAATTCAAGCAACTTACAGCTTTTAAGCCAAGCCACGTAGGAAGATTAGATAAAATAACCAGTGGTTTAATTGTGTACGCTAAAAATTATGAAACATTGGTTGAATTAAATCAAGCAAATAAGTTTTTTGATAAAGAATATATTTTTGTACCTCAAAAACCAATAAAAACAGGTAAATATTCATTCTATATTACAAAAAACGATGAACAAAAACGAATGTATATCAGTGCAAATCAAACAAAAAATTCTCAACTAGCACTCACAAACATTGAGTTTAAACAAGGTCGATACTACGCTAAAATTTTAACTGGCAAAAAACACCAAATTAGAGCCACTTGTGCTTACTTAAATTCGCCAATCGTTGGTGATACTAAATATGGTGCTAAACCTTTTAAACGAGTATTATTGCATTCATATTCATTGACATTTAAAAATTTGAACAACAATCTTTCTTATTTAAACAACAAAACATTCACTTGCAAACCAAAAAATTGAGTACAGGAGAAAAATGAAAACGATTGATAA
- the scpB gene encoding SMC-Scp complex subunit ScpB, producing the protein MKNNILEALLYIQGDEGLTLEQVKEIFNLNTIQEAKKVMNDFIKDYNKRETALKVVNFNDIYKLATRETYREYITKMVQVVKKHRLSNAAIEVAGIVAYKAPVTRSMVNNIRGVASEQVMNTLLAKGVIEEVGISPTPGNPVLYGITNKFYDYFRIKTMADLPRLNEFNFIDGLDNESQEDFSFFDSQRPDQYE; encoded by the coding sequence ATGAAAAATAATATTTTAGAAGCATTATTATACATTCAAGGGGATGAAGGTTTAACATTAGAACAAGTCAAAGAAATTTTTAATCTTAATACTATTCAAGAAGCTAAAAAAGTAATGAATGACTTTATCAAAGACTATAATAAACGTGAAACAGCGCTAAAAGTAGTTAATTTTAATGATATCTACAAATTAGCAACCCGTGAGACTTACCGTGAATATATTACTAAAATGGTACAAGTTGTTAAAAAACATAGATTATCAAACGCAGCGATCGAAGTTGCTGGAATTGTCGCATATAAAGCTCCAGTTACTCGTTCTATGGTTAATAATATCCGTGGAGTTGCTAGTGAACAAGTTATGAACACTTTGTTAGCAAAAGGAGTAATTGAAGAGGTTGGCATTAGTCCAACTCCAGGTAATCCAGTCCTATATGGAATTACAAATAAATTTTACGATTATTTTCGTATAAAAACAATGGCAGATTTACCTAGATTGAATGAATTTAATTTTATAGATGGTTTAGATAATGAATCACAAGAAGATTTTAGTTTTTTTGATTCACAGCGACCAGACCAATACGAATAG
- a CDS encoding segregation/condensation protein A, producing the protein MSSIFVNDTTKFSINIKNFDGPLDLLLALVQDKKKDIMDIDVAELATAYLNIIQNLQDNEIDIAGEYLVMAATLLALKTKMILYTPEEKPEIEEDKREILRRLYEYQQFKEISKALREREELRKLIFIKKPSDIEEFLVDDDKTQLDGTSNPLKLVTILRKMFERTYAQKLRRTKLDHFQLTPQDQIPFILNLFNTHQNVTFEMIFTQPSMNHFVITFLAILVLVKAQRIKLTQDEQFGKIIFERGPEYEK; encoded by the coding sequence ATGAGTAGTATTTTTGTAAACGACACAACAAAATTTTCAATAAATATTAAAAATTTTGACGGTCCGCTTGATTTACTTTTAGCCTTAGTCCAAGATAAGAAAAAAGATATTATGGATATAGATGTTGCTGAATTAGCAACAGCATATTTAAATATAATTCAAAATTTACAAGACAATGAAATAGATATTGCTGGTGAATATTTAGTTATGGCCGCAACTTTATTAGCACTTAAAACAAAAATGATTTTATATACACCTGAAGAAAAACCAGAGATTGAAGAAGATAAACGCGAAATTTTACGTCGTTTATATGAATATCAACAATTTAAAGAAATTTCAAAGGCGTTGCGTGAAAGAGAAGAATTAAGAAAATTAATTTTTATCAAAAAACCTAGTGATATTGAAGAATTTTTAGTTGATGATGATAAAACTCAACTTGATGGAACTTCTAATCCGCTAAAACTAGTAACAATTTTAAGAAAAATGTTTGAGCGCACTTATGCACAAAAATTGCGCAGAACCAAACTTGACCATTTTCAATTAACACCGCAAGATCAAATTCCTTTCATTTTAAATTTATTTAACACTCACCAAAATGTAACATTTGAAATGATTTTTACCCAGCCAAGCATGAATCATTTCGTGATTACTTTTTTAGCTATTTTAGTTTTAGTTAAAGCTCAAAGAATAAAATTAACTCAAGATGAACAATTCGGCAAAATAATTTTTGAAAGAGGTCCAGAATATGAAAAATAA
- a CDS encoding lysophospholipid acyltransferase family protein has product MSFNIKMIFLFWHFLWCWWRLKVKARKYRRQPNDLTPQQRNDYLLKRARQILWYFNIKLEISGYNDLPKSPAILMPNHKSNIDPIILLAALRKTDHAREGGNKIPTFLAKIELKKKGIVKDALELLDTFFIDRSDIRNSLNTLKSYGDFVKANKRYGVIFPEGTRIKEQGLGEFKAGAVKVAQSQYLSIIPVAISDTRDALNKNRSKKLVIKVQFLKPLKPGEFLSMDNQAIVTRVKTLIEKALNNE; this is encoded by the coding sequence ATGAGTTTTAATATTAAAATGATTTTTTTGTTTTGGCATTTTTTGTGGTGTTGATGAAGATTAAAAGTAAAAGCAAGAAAATATCGAAGACAACCTAATGATTTAACTCCTCAACAGCGAAACGACTATTTATTGAAGAGGGCTAGACAAATTCTTTGATATTTCAACATAAAACTTGAAATTAGCGGCTACAACGATTTACCAAAATCGCCAGCGATTTTAATGCCTAATCACAAATCAAATATAGACCCAATTATATTATTAGCGGCCTTGAGAAAAACTGATCACGCAAGGGAAGGTGGAAATAAAATACCAACATTTTTAGCTAAAATCGAACTAAAGAAAAAAGGAATTGTCAAAGATGCTCTTGAATTATTGGATACTTTTTTCATCGATCGTAGCGATATAAGAAATTCACTTAATACTTTAAAATCATATGGTGATTTTGTTAAAGCCAATAAACGATATGGAGTAATATTTCCCGAAGGAACTAGAATTAAAGAACAAGGTTTAGGAGAATTTAAAGCCGGAGCAGTTAAAGTGGCCCAAAGTCAATATTTATCAATAATTCCAGTTGCTATAAGTGATACGCGTGATGCTTTAAACAAAAACCGTTCAAAAAAACTTGTTATTAAAGTTCAATTTTTAAAACCTTTAAAACCTGGAGAATTTTTATCTATGGATAACCAGGCGATTGTTACAAGAGTTAAAACATTAATTGAAAAGGCATTAAACAATGAGTAG
- a CDS encoding holo-ACP synthase, with protein sequence MKIGVDITSVRRFNNLSNGFIERYCHPNELKIIEKSKNKAKDLASIWAIKEALYKANNNLIEFSKIELIHSENGWYYKNNYSISTSNEGDLIVAFVLYQN encoded by the coding sequence ATGAAGATAGGAGTAGATATAACATCAGTCCGTAGGTTTAACAATTTGAGTAATGGGTTTATTGAACGATATTGTCACCCAAATGAATTAAAAATAATTGAAAAAAGTAAAAATAAGGCAAAAGATTTAGCCAGTATTTGAGCAATAAAAGAAGCTTTATATAAAGCTAATAACAATTTAATTGAATTCAGCAAAATTGAATTAATTCATAGCGAAAACGGTTGGTATTACAAAAATAACTATTCTATTTCAACAAGTAATGAAGGCGATTTAATTGTCGCTTTTGTTCTATATCAAAATTAA
- the recU gene encoding Holliday junction resolvase RecU, whose product MNKNRGMLLEKIINQTILYYEKNGLAVIEKKTLPIKFQKMNSNKQVSGAFVFKKSTVDYIGCYNGSFIAFEAKTTNENRLPSSNISPHQIQYLSKISSLGGISFFIIFFSQWDEFYLISAKYLLEHWKKSWTYEEIKNAGYSIELSYPGIIDFLPYIDNLFS is encoded by the coding sequence ATGAATAAAAATCGAGGAATGCTACTGGAAAAAATTATCAATCAAACAATTTTATATTATGAAAAAAATGGTTTAGCTGTAATTGAGAAAAAAACTTTGCCGATAAAATTTCAAAAAATGAATTCAAATAAACAAGTAAGTGGAGCATTTGTATTTAAAAAAAGCACAGTGGATTATATTGGTTGCTATAACGGCAGTTTTATTGCTTTTGAAGCAAAAACCACTAACGAAAATAGATTACCTTCGAGCAATATTTCCCCACATCAAATTCAATATTTAAGTAAAATTAGTTCTCTTGGCGGAATTTCGTTTTTTATAATATTTTTTTCACAATGAGATGAGTTTTATTTAATAAGTGCTAAATATCTGCTTGAGCATTGAAAAAAATCATGAACATACGAAGAAATTAAAAATGCAGGATATTCTATTGAATTAAGTTATCCTGGCATTATTGATTTTTTACCTTATATAGATAATTTATTCAGCTAA
- a CDS encoding HU family DNA-binding protein, protein MTKKEFVAEVASLMGVPVRIANDFFEKFIDVLKDTLARDEKVQLSSLGTFETVVRDERDTINHFTKEKITIKKKRVVKFKPSKYLKDNLAE, encoded by the coding sequence ATGACTAAAAAAGAATTTGTTGCTGAAGTAGCAAGTTTAATGGGTGTACCCGTTAGAATTGCGAATGATTTTTTTGAAAAATTCATCGATGTGCTTAAAGACACTTTAGCACGAGACGAAAAGGTTCAATTAAGTTCACTAGGTACATTTGAAACTGTGGTTAGAGATGAACGAGACACAATCAATCATTTCACAAAAGAAAAAATAACTATTAAGAAAAAGCGTGTGGTTAAATTTAAACCCTCTAAATACCTAAAAGATAATTTAGCTGAATAA
- the der gene encoding ribosome biogenesis GTPase Der, whose translation MRNNVIAIIGKPNVGKSTLFNRLVGKKSSITYNEPGVTRDRLYEIFEWSGKEIKIIDTGGIEVENRPFQEQIRTQAKIAIDEANVIIFMVDGTSEITNDDQMILSILRKSSKPIIVVANKLDNNDLFNWSWYSLGADKIFQISAQHGHGVGDVLDECLLHLNLDEQKTEKNFKLSIIGRPNSGKSSLLNLLSGEQRSIVSEIAGTTRDSVKTYININEQKFELVDTAGITKKSKIVNMIDKYALMRAISALDESDLSIIMIDASKELSHFDSRIIGYALENLKPIIVVINKWDLITKETNTMANFEKNMRNKFHFVPWVPFCFVSVLQNKRINKLLETVLRVKQNLERDVKPSILSNLIRETQLIQPAAPYNGGRLNIYFARKLLNTQIPIFMFYVNNKKFLHWSYERFLEKQIRSMIDFEGCPLKLIFKNKSGLE comes from the coding sequence ATGAGAAATAACGTAATCGCAATCATCGGTAAACCAAATGTTGGAAAAAGCACCCTATTTAATCGTTTGGTGGGTAAAAAAAGTTCTATTACTTATAACGAACCGGGTGTTACTAGAGATAGACTCTATGAAATTTTTGAGTGAAGTGGCAAAGAAATTAAAATTATTGACACTGGTGGGATTGAGGTCGAAAATCGACCATTTCAAGAACAAATTAGAACACAAGCTAAAATTGCAATTGATGAAGCTAATGTGATTATTTTTATGGTAGATGGAACTAGCGAAATTACTAATGATGATCAAATGATTTTAAGCATTTTACGTAAAAGTAGCAAACCAATTATAGTGGTGGCAAATAAATTAGATAATAATGATTTATTTAATTGATCATGATATTCATTAGGAGCAGATAAAATATTTCAAATTAGTGCTCAACACGGGCACGGAGTAGGTGATGTTTTAGATGAATGTTTACTTCATTTAAATTTAGATGAACAAAAAACAGAAAAAAATTTTAAACTTTCAATCATAGGAAGACCAAATTCTGGTAAATCTTCTTTATTAAATTTACTTTCAGGAGAGCAAAGATCTATAGTTAGCGAAATTGCCGGAACAACGCGCGATAGTGTTAAAACATACATCAATATTAATGAGCAAAAATTTGAACTAGTTGACACTGCCGGAATTACAAAAAAAAGTAAAATAGTGAATATGATTGATAAATACGCTTTAATGCGTGCTATTTCAGCGTTAGATGAATCTGATTTATCAATAATAATGATTGATGCTTCTAAAGAATTAAGTCATTTTGACTCACGAATTATAGGTTATGCTTTAGAAAATCTAAAACCAATTATAGTTGTAATTAATAAATGAGACTTAATAACCAAAGAAACGAACACTATGGCGAATTTTGAAAAAAATATGCGAAATAAATTTCACTTTGTTCCATGAGTTCCTTTTTGTTTTGTTTCTGTATTGCAAAATAAAAGAATCAATAAATTGTTAGAAACTGTTTTACGTGTAAAACAAAATTTAGAACGTGATGTAAAGCCTTCAATCCTCTCAAATTTAATAAGAGAAACTCAACTTATTCAACCAGCTGCACCATATAATGGTGGAAGATTGAATATTTATTTTGCTAGAAAACTTTTAAACACTCAAATACCAATCTTTATGTTTTACGTAAATAATAAAAAATTTTTACATTGAAGTTATGAGAGATTTTTAGAAAAACAAATCAGATCGATGATTGATTTTGAAGGTTGCCCTCTAAAATTAATTTTTAAAAATAAATCTGGCCTAGAATAA